TTATAGCCCAGATCCACAAAACGTTTTGCCTGATCGTAGCTGCCGGAAAATCCGTGTACCACGCCACATTTTGGCAATGTAATGCGTTTTAAGAAGGCAAATAATTGATCATGCGATTTCCGCGAATGCAAATTCACCGGCAAGTTAAATTGCTTGGCAAGGAATAATTGTGCTTCCAAAAAGTCACATTGTTTACGCCACAACGCCTCGCTTAACAAGGTTTCCACACCGCGTTCCAAGCCAATTTCCGCCAGCGCAGTACAAGCTGAGCCGCGTTGACGAAGCGCTTGCGCCAGTCGATCTAAATCCGAAGATTGGTGCTGCTCAATATATAACGGGTGCAAACCCAATCCGTAATAGAGGCGGTTGGGATAAAGTGCGGTCATTTTTTCGATCGTTTTAAAATCCTTTTCTAATACCGCCACAATCAACATTTTTTCCACCCCCGCCGCTTGCGCACTATCCATTAATGGCGCCAATGGCTCAGAAGTCGTCTGAGCCAAATAATTTAAATGGGTATGAGTATCAAAAAATGCCACTATTCTACCGTCACAGACGTGATAATCACATCTTCCACCGGCACATCTTGATGGAAACCTTTATTGCCGGTTTTCACGCCTTTGATTTTATCGACCACGTCCATACCTTCAACCACTTCGCCAAATACCGCATAGCCCCATTCTTGCACCACAGTTTTACCGAACATTTCTTTTTTACGGTGATCCAAGAAGGTATTATCCGCCACATTAATAAAAAATTGTGCGCTGGCAGAATGCGGATCGGAAGTACGCGCCATAGCAATGCTACCACGTTTGTTGCTTAACCCGTTGCCGGCTTCATTTTGGATCGGCGCTTTAGTATTTTTTTCGCGCATCCCGACTTCCATTCCTCCGCCTTGAATCATAAATCCGTCAATAACACGGTGGAAAATTGTGTTATTATAGAAACCCTCTTTGCAGTAATTTAAGAAGTTTTCCGCTGTAATTGGCGCTTTCTCATGATTTAAGGCAATTTTAATATCGCCGAAATTGGTGTGTAATGTGATCATTTTGATTTCCTTATGAAATTAAAAGAGGTTTATTATTCCATAAATCACAAAGAAGTGCTATAAAGTGCGGTGAGTTTTACCCCCGAATTTTAAACTGGAACAACCATGCTAAAAATATTTAATACATTAACCAGAGAAAAAGAAATTTTTAAACCGATTCAGCAAAATAAAGTCGGAATGTATGTGTGCGGCGTGACCGTTTATGATCTTTGCCATATCGGGCATGGCAGAACCTTTGTTTGTTTCGACGTGATCGCCCGCTACTTGCGTTATTTGGGCTATGAATTAACCTATGTGCGCAATATTACCGACGTGGACGATAAAATCATCAAGCGCGCCTTAGAAAATAAAGAAACTTGCGAACAATTGGTCGATCGCATGGTGGTGGAAATGTATCGCGATTTTGACGCCTTAAATATTTTACGTCCGGACTTTGAACCGCGCGCAACCCACCATATTCCAGAAATCATTGATATTGTTGAAAAATTAATTCAAAAAGGTCATGCCTACGTCGCGCAAAACGGGGATGTGATGTTTGATGTGGAAAGTTTCAGCCAATACGGACGCCTTTCTCGCCAAGATTTAAGCCAATTGCAAGCCGGCGCGCGCGTGGAAATTTCGGAAATTAAGAAAAATCCGATGGATTTCGTGTTGTGGAAAATGTCCAAAGCCAATGAACCGAGCTGGGCTTCACCTTGGGGTGCAGGACGTCCCGGTTGGCATATCGAATGCTCGGCAATGAACAGCAAACAACTTGGCGAACATTTTGATATTCACGGTGGCGGTTCAGATTTGATGTTCCCGCACCATGAAAATGAAATTGCACAATCTTGCTGCGCTCATGAAGGTGAATATGTCAATTATTGGATCCATTCCGGTATGATCATGGTAGATAAAGAAAAAATGTCAAAATCCCTTGGCAATTTCTTCACCATTCGTGATGTGTTGTCCCATTATGACGCGGAAAGTGTACGCTATTTCTTGTTGACTGCCCATTATCGCAGCCAGTTAAATTACAGCGAAGAAAACTTAAATCTGGCACATGGCGCGCTAGAGCGTTTATATACTGCGTTGCGTGGCACAGATAAAAGTGCGGTCGCTTTTGGCGGAGAAAATTTTGTCGCCGCATTTAGCGAAGCTATGGATGATGATTTTAATACGCCGAATGCGATTTCAGTGCTGTTTGAAATGGCGCGCGACGTCAATAAATTAAAAGCGGAAGATATGGCAAAAGCAAACGCGTTGGCAGCAAGATTACGCGAATTAGCCAATATTTTAGGTTTGTTGGAACAAGATCCGGAAGATTTTTTACAAGCGGGATCCAACGATGACGAAGTGGCAAAAATCGAAGCCTTAATCCAACAACGCAATGCTGCGCGCGCTGCGAAAGATTGGGCAAGCGCAGATGCCGCGCGCAATGCTTTGACAACCATGGGAATTGTGTTAGAAGATGGCGCCAACGGAACAACATGGCGTAAAGCGTAAAAAAGTTATCCATCAACATGGACATAAAAAGCGGGATTTCCCGCTTTTTTATTTAATCATAATTTTCGATTTGCGCATTCGCAAGCATGAGCACAAACCAATTTCTCGTCGCCTCATCTATGGCATTTAACTGCGCCGGCGTCCATGACATTTGTTCATACAAACGTTGCCAATACGGATCTTTTTCCGCGATTTTCGCTATAAAATCCAAAACTAACGAAAAATCCACCGCACTTTCCGGCGCATTTTGCGTTGCACTTGAGTTTTTTGCCATCTTAGCCAAATAATCCGCGATATTTAGCATAATCACCGGCTGCAACTGTTGTTGAGCCGCAACAAACGCCTCAATATAGCATTGCAACTGTTGAAGCGCGGTCGTTTTTTCCACAGTTTTAAAGCGCATACGCTTGTCTTTGCTAAAAAATAAGGCTTCTTCCGCCATCTCTTGGCTGGCACATTGCAATAAAAAATACACCCAATTTTCAATCACATCTTTATCACGCAATTTCCCTACACGCCATTTTACCCGCTGCCAATGTTCGCCCATCGGATATAAATGATCCAACTGACCAAGCAAACTCACGTTGCCTTGTGTCGTGTCAAAGTGCAAATGGATCGGCACCGATTGATGTTCTTGCGCCAAATAACCCGCTATTTTTTGTTGCAGCCCGCTTAACTCGCGGCTTAATTTATCGCGGTAAATTTGAGCAAAATTCCCTCGAGGCATGACGCCTTTTACGCGCAATTTAGCAAAAAATTGCTCGCGTTGCGACACATCACAATATAATAACGCTTCATTAATATGATATTTATCCAAATGATTTAACTCAAAATTTTCATTTTCCGCAATGCCTTTTTCTGCTTGTTCAAAATACACGCCAAGTTGTTTTTCAAAGAAATATTTCACGGGGTTTTGCACAAACCCCACCAATTGTGCCACATCGATTTCCAGATGAAAGGCGGTATTCGGCAAAGGTTGGATAAAATCTTGTACTTCACAATAGGCTTTATTTGCCACCGGTAACCATTGCCGCGCAAAAGTGCGGTCATTTCCAACAAAGTTTTGCGGGCTAAATGCGGTCATCGGATGTTGTTTTACTAAACGTTTTTTCCACGCTTGTTGTTCTAGCGACGGAGCACCTAAGTGCAAATTCTCGCTCAAATAATCCAATAACTGACTAACCAATACCGACGGTTCCAATGGCGAATCGTCAATAATCGACCGCCCGACGTAGCTGATATATAATTTCTCTTGCGCCGATAACAACGCTTCTAAAAATAAATACCGATCATCATCGCGGCGCAGGCGATCACCTTTAAGATGATGATATTGCATCAAATCAAAGCTGTGCGAAACCTGTTGGCGCGGATAATCATTTTCGTTCATGCCCAATAAACAAACTACTTTGAAAGGGATGGAGCGCATTGGCAGCAAGGTACAAAAGTTAATTTTGCCGGCTAAAAAACGCAAATTATTCGGATTATCCTGCAAATTAGTATTCATCACCTCCGAAATCACTTCAAGCTCCAGCGGCGCGGAAAAATGTGTGCTTTCAATTTGTTGCGCCAATTCGGCAATGCGATCTTTTAAATACCACAGAGTTTCCGCATCCTCACGCTCGTCGCTAAAAAATCCGTCGATCATGTCAATAAGATGCGCTCGCCATGCATCCACTGCATAACTGTGCTGAATAATTTGTTGCCAATGGGATAAACGTTCAATAAATTGCGCCAACTTGCCGACTAATTGCCCGCTTAAACTATAGGTGCTATCAAAGGCAAGGCTATCTTGCCAAATCCCGTTTTCCTCGCGCATGGCGTATCCCAGCAACATCCGCTCTAAGCCGGCTTGCCAAGCGTTATAATTGTCCGTTTGCTTCTCCAATCCGTAGCGAATGCCGGAATGTTCAACCCAGTAGTGAATATGGGTTAACTCATCCAATTCAATCGCAAATTTGCGGCGGATTGCCGGCACATCGAGAAATGCCAATACTTCTTCCGCGCCAAACAGGCTTTCTTTGAGAGTTAATAAACGTAAAAAACTGGAAATAATGACATCGTTTTCCGACAATTTATTATCAGAAATGGAAAACGGGAGCGTTTGGGCAAAAGGTTGATGACGTTGTTGCCCAAATACCGCGCGAATATAAGGCGTATAGCGATCAATATCCGCCACCATCACCACAATATCTTTCGGCGTCAGTTGGCGGTCTTGATTAAATAAATGCAACAAATAATCTTTTAACGCTTCCACTTCGCGCATTGGGCTGTAGCAAGAATGGATACTCAACGAACGATCTTGTTCAGACCAATGTAACGGTTGGGTTCCGCTCGGCTGTAAATGAAAAATCTGTTGTTGTACTTGCCCCAACAAATGCGGCTCAAATTGCGCGACATAGGCTTCAATTTCATTAGCTTCCGTTTGGGTAAGCAAATGCAGAAAATCGCGCCCCAGCTTGCCCCAAGAAGCAAGCAGCGGATGTCCCACTTGCAATATTTCGTTATCGTAAGTATGTTCCACTTGCTGCGCTTGCACTTGCTCAAATTTCTGTTCAGAAATCCACCGCACTTTTTGCTGCGTTTCATGAGTAAGGCGAGAACGTTGACGCAATTTTTGCCAATAGCTCGGATCCACTAAATCGCCCCAATATTCGCGACATCCATTGTTAAAAAACAAATGCACATCGCAATGTTGGCTGATGGCGTTGAGTGTCTCCAAATATACTTTAGGCAACGCAGAAATGCCAAACACAAAAATGCGCGCTGGTAAATTCTTCACCTTTCCTGACGTCAATTGATGTAAAAATTGTTGCTGCAATTCAGCGCGGTGTACCGCTGGTTGCTGTGGATTTTCGCCTTTGATTTCTGCCACTAACGCGCGCCATAAAATGCCTTGCCATGCAATATGTTGTTGAATTTGTGCGGAAAGTTGCGGTTGCTGCAATTTGATTTGTTGGATAATTTTTTCATCTTGCAGCGCTTCCCACGCGGCAATCCAATCGGGACGATACACCAAATATTGGTCAAACAAATCGGCAATTCGACAAGCCAAGGCATACAATTTTTGTTGTTCCGTTTGCGGTGCATGGGCGAGATAATGGCGCAATGGCTCAAATTCCGCTTGTGATAAATAATTTGGAATGAGGCGCATTAAACGCCAACGCAAATAATCTTTGTTAAATTCCGACTGTTGACTCACATTGGTGAGGTTTTCTGCATATTGTTGCCAAATAAAACTGGCGGGCATAGGAAAGGCGAAATTTGCCGCAATACCTTTTGTTTCAGCAATTTGCCATTGCAACCATTGTGCCATGCCTGGGCTTTGCACCAAAATCACTTCAGCGCAAAAGGGATCCTGTAATGGTTTTTGTGCCATTAAATACAGCAAAATGTCTTTTTGTACGTCAAGTTGATTGGAATAATAAACAGTAAACACAATTTCACCTTAGTCGATGGTTAACTTGATTTCTCCGCCAGCGTAACTGACGCGAACCGCCGATGCCTCGCATTTAACCTTAAATATCAGCCCGTTTTGTTGTACTTGAGGCTGACAAGGCAGCTTTGCCAACCGGCGTTGCTGCTGGTTTTCGCTAATTTGTATCGCTTGAGAAACCTGATAAATTTGCACCGCACTTTGACGCTGGTGCGATGTCCATTGATTGATGGTCAGAAAAATACCACTAAACAAGGTTAATGTCACCAATAAGGAAGTAAAATTCATGCCGCGATAACTAATAGCATTGGGGTGATGTAAGTGGTAACCCATGGTATTACAGCGGTTTAAAATCATACCAACTTTTCTCCTCTAAACGCCAACGACTATAACGACGTACTAATTTTGTCACTGTGGCTTTTCGATAGCTCACGGTGACGCTCTCTGCGAGTGTTAACTTTCCACCGGTAATCAAGGCACCACTAATTTTGCCCTTGCCAGAAATCGTTAAATCCCCTTCCGCCACCACGATACCTCGTACATTCCCCTTCAACTCCCATTCGGTTTGTGTTGCATCAAACCAATAAAGTGTATCACTTAGTTTTTTCGGCAATACCGCCGGCGGTAAGGCTAACTCCGTCTTAAAGTGCGGTAGAAATTCTGACTGAATTAATTGCGCATATTCTCCCGCTGAAACGCCCTTTTTCGGCGCTTGTTTAAACAACCGTTGTCGCCCACACCACATATATTGCGAAAGTCGATCTGCCTGCGCGCCTCGCTCAAACACAATTTGCTGCGTATTGAGATCATTATCCAAGCTCAATTGCGTGCAAAGGTTTTCTTTTTGTTGCTGGCTGATATGTTGTAATGCCAAACTTTGTTGTACAAAAAGTTGACGCTGCGCGTTGATCCCTTGATATAAACGCAATTGTTCGTCGTCAAATAACATAAACAACACTAAAGCAGAGCTGAATAAGAGCAATAAGGTTAAGGTCATCACGCCTTTATAACACCCACAACAAAGATCACCGATACGCAATTGCATTAATACTCCTTAGCTAGCTGGGATGAGGGTTCTTGATTGACCAAAGGAACAACAAGCGAGGTGGTATAATGAATTTGCGCATAGCGCTTTAATTTGCCTTGTAGTTTGACTTCCAATAAGCTATTTTCAATTAACCAATTGAGCGAAAAGTGG
This sequence is a window from [Pasteurella] mairii. Protein-coding genes within it:
- the ppiB1 gene encoding peptidyl-prolyl cis-trans isomerase B; translated protein: MITLHTNFGDIKIALNHEKAPITAENFLNYCKEGFYNNTIFHRVIDGFMIQGGGMEVGMREKNTKAPIQNEAGNGLSNKRGSIAMARTSDPHSASAQFFINVADNTFLDHRKKEMFGKTVVQEWGYAVFGEVVEGMDVVDKIKGVKTGNKGFHQDVPVEDVIITSVTVE
- a CDS encoding membrane protein — translated: MQLRIGDLCCGCYKGVMTLTLLLLFSSALVLFMLFDDEQLRLYQGINAQRQLFVQQSLALQHISQQQKENLCTQLSLDNDLNTQQIVFERGAQADRLSQYMWCGRQRLFKQAPKKGVSAGEYAQLIQSEFLPHFKTELALPPAVLPKKLSDTLYWFDATQTEWELKGNVRGIVVAEGDLTISGKGKISGALITGGKLTLAESVTVSYRKATVTKLVRRYSRWRLEEKSWYDFKPL
- a CDS encoding membrane protein — protein: MILNRCNTMGYHLHHPNAISYRGMNFTSLLVTLTLFSGIFLTINQWTSHQRQSAVQIYQVSQAIQISENQQQRRLAKLPCQPQVQQNGLIFKVKCEASAVRVSYAGGEIKLTID
- the yjjV gene encoding deoxyribonuclease TatD-like protein is translated as MAFFDTHTHLNYLAQTTSEPLAPLMDSAQAAGVEKMLIVAVLEKDFKTIEKMTALYPNRLYYGLGLHPLYIEQHQSSDLDRLAQALRQRGSACTALAEIGLERGVETLLSEALWRKQCDFLEAQLFLAKQFNLPVNLHSRKSHDQLFAFLKRITLPKCGVVHGFSGSYDQAKRFVDLGYKIGVGGTITYQRANKTRQTISKLPLDSLVLETDTPDMPVFGFQGQPNRPQRIVNVFHALCALRPETPEMIEDQIWRTSLGLFSG
- the recC gene encoding exodeoxyribonuclease V gamma subunit, with translation MFTVYYSNQLDVQKDILLYLMAQKPLQDPFCAEVILVQSPGMAQWLQWQIAETKGIAANFAFPMPASFIWQQYAENLTNVSQQSEFNKDYLRWRLMRLIPNYLSQAEFEPLRHYLAHAPQTEQQKLYALACRIADLFDQYLVYRPDWIAAWEALQDEKIIQQIKLQQPQLSAQIQQHIAWQGILWRALVAEIKGENPQQPAVHRAELQQQFLHQLTSGKVKNLPARIFVFGISALPKVYLETLNAISQHCDVHLFFNNGCREYWGDLVDPSYWQKLRQRSRLTHETQQKVRWISEQKFEQVQAQQVEHTYDNEILQVGHPLLASWGKLGRDFLHLLTQTEANEIEAYVAQFEPHLLGQVQQQIFHLQPSGTQPLHWSEQDRSLSIHSCYSPMREVEALKDYLLHLFNQDRQLTPKDIVVMVADIDRYTPYIRAVFGQQRHQPFAQTLPFSISDNKLSENDVIISSFLRLLTLKESLFGAEEVLAFLDVPAIRRKFAIELDELTHIHYWVEHSGIRYGLEKQTDNYNAWQAGLERMLLGYAMREENGIWQDSLAFDSTYSLSGQLVGKLAQFIERLSHWQQIIQHSYAVDAWRAHLIDMIDGFFSDEREDAETLWYLKDRIAELAQQIESTHFSAPLELEVISEVMNTNLQDNPNNLRFLAGKINFCTLLPMRSIPFKVVCLLGMNENDYPRQQVSHSFDLMQYHHLKGDRLRRDDDRYLFLEALLSAQEKLYISYVGRSIIDDSPLEPSVLVSQLLDYLSENLHLGAPSLEQQAWKKRLVKQHPMTAFSPQNFVGNDRTFARQWLPVANKAYCEVQDFIQPLPNTAFHLEIDVAQLVGFVQNPVKYFFEKQLGVYFEQAEKGIAENENFELNHLDKYHINEALLYCDVSQREQFFAKLRVKGVMPRGNFAQIYRDKLSRELSGLQQKIAGYLAQEHQSVPIHLHFDTTQGNVSLLGQLDHLYPMGEHWQRVKWRVGKLRDKDVIENWVYFLLQCASQEMAEEALFFSKDKRMRFKTVEKTTALQQLQCYIEAFVAAQQQLQPVIMLNIADYLAKMAKNSSATQNAPESAVDFSLVLDFIAKIAEKDPYWQRLYEQMSWTPAQLNAIDEATRNWFVLMLANAQIENYD
- the cysS gene encoding cysteinyl-tRNA synthetase; the encoded protein is MLKIFNTLTREKEIFKPIQQNKVGMYVCGVTVYDLCHIGHGRTFVCFDVIARYLRYLGYELTYVRNITDVDDKIIKRALENKETCEQLVDRMVVEMYRDFDALNILRPDFEPRATHHIPEIIDIVEKLIQKGHAYVAQNGDVMFDVESFSQYGRLSRQDLSQLQAGARVEISEIKKNPMDFVLWKMSKANEPSWASPWGAGRPGWHIECSAMNSKQLGEHFDIHGGGSDLMFPHHENEIAQSCCAHEGEYVNYWIHSGMIMVDKEKMSKSLGNFFTIRDVLSHYDAESVRYFLLTAHYRSQLNYSEENLNLAHGALERLYTALRGTDKSAVAFGGENFVAAFSEAMDDDFNTPNAISVLFEMARDVNKLKAEDMAKANALAARLRELANILGLLEQDPEDFLQAGSNDDEVAKIEALIQQRNAARAAKDWASADAARNALTTMGIVLEDGANGTTWRKA